In Novosphingobium resinovorum, the following are encoded in one genomic region:
- a CDS encoding type II secretion system F family protein translates to MVKGGAYLLLALLIVGAVAWQWFSQRMRDRVTLDRRLEAIASPGKITVRPLVAVTVPERIAPLLAQAQVELTVPALQTLIGVMLVLTLIVLLLFGPAAAVVLVVGVPMAALSWLQGRARKRVDALTEALPLYLDGVRQLQSVGNSLSQALTRALADAPEAVASYFAPVGRRLAMGAPVAESVQQLADRLQIPEVSMIAAAIRTNLRYGGSIATVFGNLANILRERVRIRRDLQAATSEAKVSARVLIAMPLLAMTLLVAMNRAYIDFFISDPRGRNMSMVAIGLEVIGIMIIRRMMRLAF, encoded by the coding sequence ATGGTGAAGGGCGGCGCCTATCTCCTGCTGGCGCTGCTGATCGTTGGCGCCGTGGCGTGGCAGTGGTTTTCCCAGCGCATGCGGGACCGCGTGACGCTCGACCGCCGGTTGGAGGCCATCGCTTCGCCGGGGAAGATAACCGTCCGGCCGCTGGTGGCGGTGACCGTGCCCGAACGCATCGCGCCGCTGCTCGCGCAGGCGCAGGTCGAACTGACGGTGCCTGCGCTCCAGACCCTGATCGGCGTCATGCTGGTACTCACGCTCATCGTGCTCTTGCTGTTCGGCCCGGCCGCTGCCGTGGTGCTGGTGGTCGGCGTGCCGATGGCTGCACTGTCCTGGCTGCAGGGCCGCGCGCGCAAGCGGGTGGACGCGCTGACCGAAGCGCTGCCGCTCTACCTTGACGGGGTGCGCCAGCTCCAGTCGGTGGGCAATTCGCTCTCGCAGGCCCTGACGCGCGCGCTGGCGGATGCGCCCGAGGCGGTGGCCAGCTACTTCGCGCCGGTCGGCCGCCGCCTGGCGATGGGCGCTCCGGTGGCCGAAAGCGTGCAGCAGCTGGCCGACCGGCTGCAGATTCCGGAAGTCTCGATGATCGCCGCCGCCATTCGCACCAACCTGCGCTACGGCGGCTCGATCGCCACGGTGTTCGGCAACCTCGCCAATATCCTGCGTGAGCGCGTGCGCATCCGCCGCGACCTGCAGGCCGCGACGTCGGAGGCGAAAGTCAGCGCGCGGGTGCTGATCGCGATGCCGCTGCTGGCGATGACGCTGCTGGTCGCGATGAACCGCGCCTATATCGACTTCTTCATCTCCGACCCGCGTGGCCGCAACATGTCGATGGTCGCGATCGGGCTGGAGGTCATCGGCATCATGATCATCCGCCGCATGATGAGGCTGGCGTTCTGA
- a CDS encoding response regulator: MSEIPSAMEAGVFRQVAPVLVVDDDTDWGMECAFALRQMGYEPFVASNADEAQALFRTHDISIAIVDYNLPGLDGIALIRELSRYADEHERQLRFIIATGHATKDIAIDAMRASAADFLEKPISPVDLRRALQRVQGLPEAVGERKVLLDRMSQLSGELQRLAGLIDEPVPSAHLGRPAEIAPVLPGGEVDSAQLRKFIKDLLRKESKRREIGGGELFGDPTWAMLLDLLLAKIEARRVSVSSACIASGAPMSTALRLVRRLVDEDVLCRLPDEQDKRRHFLVINPKFEQPLMVYLTEQLHSGG; encoded by the coding sequence ATGTCTGAAATTCCCTCGGCAATGGAAGCCGGTGTATTTCGTCAGGTGGCGCCGGTGCTTGTCGTTGACGACGACACCGACTGGGGCATGGAATGTGCCTTCGCCCTGCGGCAGATGGGATACGAGCCTTTCGTCGCATCGAACGCGGACGAGGCGCAGGCGCTGTTCCGCACGCACGACATTTCCATTGCGATCGTCGATTACAACTTGCCCGGCCTTGATGGCATCGCCCTGATTCGTGAGTTGTCGCGCTATGCCGACGAGCACGAGCGCCAGCTTCGCTTCATCATCGCGACCGGACATGCCACCAAGGATATCGCGATCGATGCCATGCGCGCATCGGCTGCGGACTTCCTTGAAAAGCCGATCAGCCCCGTCGATCTGCGCCGCGCCTTGCAACGCGTGCAGGGCCTCCCCGAAGCGGTGGGTGAGCGCAAGGTGCTGCTCGACAGAATGTCGCAACTGAGCGGAGAATTGCAGCGTCTGGCGGGCCTGATCGATGAGCCCGTGCCCTCGGCCCATCTCGGCCGACCGGCGGAAATCGCGCCGGTACTTCCGGGCGGAGAGGTCGATTCCGCGCAATTGCGAAAGTTCATCAAGGACTTGCTGCGCAAGGAAAGCAAGCGACGGGAAATCGGCGGTGGCGAACTCTTCGGCGATCCGACATGGGCGATGCTGCTCGATCTGCTGCTCGCGAAGATCGAGGCGAGGCGGGTCTCGGTGTCGAGCGCCTGCATTGCATCCGGCGCGCCGATGAGCACTGCGCTCAGACTGGTCCGCCGTCTCGTCGATGAGGATGTGCTATGTCGGCTGCCGGACGAGCAGGACAAGCGGCGGCATTTCCTGGTTATCAACCCGAAGTTCGAACAGCCGCTCATGGTTTATCTGACGGAGCAACTGCACAGCGGCGGATAA
- a CDS encoding TadG family pilus assembly protein, producing MSRLRATIRRLRRDERGVVAPAVAVLGVPLLLSAGLALDVALYYSGNRELRIATEAAALAASMRPTDARSLAETYLQHNGYDPSVIRNVEIGYYCANDDRKAADNAGSRFFLPGALPADCAGSAVRPNAVRVTTGKGSRRFLTGVLGDMSPIPDLAATASAARIDEAGISATSGLLDVSTMGVGGLLHAVNGVLGGLLGVSLNLSASQIEALLGGNVDAGLFFDELAERSGFTGTYGDLIKGSYDLRDIVAAAAQAAGPGDTRNALNAFNSFVPGGHRVPLRGLFKVGVWRNMKVGEADVAPALRAGLNAYQLISYAVQDDPVAVDLSQVIAAVSPPPLLTGSQVVIAAAASGPVNRPRFSFGPAGETEVGTSMLRLKVQVTLLNLPLGVARANVPVIIDIQSADGSISSIDCAPGVDQQTNTTVRVVGHSSLVSAYIGDMPSWAMDKPLLPIKAADITKTEILHVGVPLPLLAQLVNVTLKGRAVAEPVLGGEVRGNTLVFGPGTIGGPTRSGTPQSVLNQARIGNTVQGLVNSLTGPGGLELDCPLLCALVQPVVNGSGLIPAVTQPVTGIVTAVVDPLLTNVLVALGIQLGHGTFWVGGVRCGVPVLI from the coding sequence ATGAGCCGCCTGAGGGCAACCATCCGCCGCCTGCGGCGGGACGAGCGGGGCGTCGTGGCTCCGGCCGTGGCTGTGCTGGGCGTGCCCCTGCTTCTCTCCGCCGGGCTCGCACTCGATGTGGCGCTCTACTACAGCGGCAACCGCGAACTGCGCATCGCAACGGAGGCAGCGGCGCTTGCGGCTTCGATGCGGCCGACTGACGCCCGCTCGCTGGCCGAGACTTACCTTCAGCACAACGGTTACGACCCTTCGGTAATTCGCAACGTTGAAATCGGTTACTACTGCGCGAACGACGACAGAAAAGCGGCGGACAACGCCGGTTCGCGCTTTTTCCTTCCCGGCGCCCTGCCCGCCGATTGCGCCGGCAGCGCGGTGCGCCCCAATGCGGTCCGCGTGACCACGGGCAAGGGCAGCCGACGGTTCCTGACCGGCGTGCTCGGGGACATGAGCCCTATCCCGGACCTCGCCGCCACCGCCAGCGCGGCGCGTATCGACGAGGCCGGGATTTCCGCCACGTCCGGCCTGCTCGACGTCAGCACCATGGGGGTCGGCGGGCTCCTCCACGCAGTCAACGGCGTGCTTGGCGGGTTGCTTGGTGTTTCGCTGAACTTGTCCGCATCGCAGATCGAGGCGCTGCTCGGCGGCAATGTCGATGCCGGGCTGTTCTTCGACGAACTGGCGGAGCGTTCCGGCTTCACCGGGACTTACGGCGATCTTATCAAGGGTTCCTACGACTTGCGCGATATCGTCGCGGCCGCCGCGCAGGCAGCAGGTCCGGGCGACACCCGCAATGCGCTGAACGCTTTCAACAGCTTCGTACCGGGCGGGCATCGGGTGCCGCTGCGGGGACTGTTCAAGGTCGGTGTGTGGCGCAACATGAAAGTGGGCGAAGCCGACGTGGCGCCTGCGCTGCGCGCGGGCCTCAACGCCTACCAGCTGATCAGCTACGCGGTGCAGGACGATCCGGTTGCGGTCGATCTCTCGCAGGTTATCGCCGCGGTATCTCCGCCGCCGCTGCTGACCGGCAGCCAGGTCGTAATCGCCGCCGCCGCCTCCGGGCCGGTCAACCGTCCGCGTTTCTCGTTCGGTCCGGCAGGCGAGACCGAGGTGGGCACCTCGATGCTGCGGCTCAAGGTACAGGTGACGCTGCTCAACCTGCCCCTCGGCGTCGCGCGGGCGAATGTCCCGGTGATCATCGACATCCAGTCGGCCGATGGGTCGATCTCCAGCATCGACTGCGCGCCGGGAGTGGACCAGCAGACCAACACCACGGTACGCGTCGTCGGCCATTCTTCGCTGGTCAGCGCCTACATCGGCGACATGCCGAGCTGGGCGATGGACAAGCCGCTGCTGCCGATCAAGGCGGCGGACATCACCAAGACCGAAATCCTTCACGTCGGTGTCCCGCTGCCTCTGTTGGCCCAATTGGTCAACGTCACCCTTAAGGGGAGGGCGGTGGCCGAGCCGGTGCTTGGCGGCGAAGTTCGCGGAAACACGCTGGTCTTCGGGCCGGGCACAATAGGCGGCCCTACCCGTTCGGGCACGCCGCAGTCGGTGCTCAACCAAGCGCGTATCGGCAATACCGTGCAGGGTCTCGTCAACAGCCTTACCGGGCCGGGAGGCCTGGAGCTGGATTGCCCGCTGCTGTGCGCGCTGGTCCAGCCCGTGGTCAACGGCAGCGGGCTGATCCCGGCGGTAACCCAGCCCGTAACGGGAATCGTAACCGCCGTCGTGGATCCATTGCTCACCAATGTCCTCGTGGCCCTGGGTATTCAGCTGGGGCACGGAACCTTCTGGGTCGGCGGCGTGCGCTGCGGAGTGCCGGTGCTGATCTAG
- a CDS encoding type II secretion system F family protein, with translation MAGFVASMSIFAALSGLAVALVGLRWLQTDARLRARVDGRATSEASGSASAARSWRTMRAPRALLAQGRDKAEIEKRLRAAGYFDPGALDMFVALRLGATLAVMAASMATCFVVTGNPLKPIFPTFALTGLTYIGAKYALQMRAASRERVLTAEFPFLLDLMLMMLESGVSLDQCFRGIARDEQVAVPNHARLVAMLVDDLDRGQDYQVAFDRWAVRVGVSGARELAALFRQSLFQGMELVPALREYIREFSQRRVARAREAIGKITVRMVVLMLVFFMPALFIVLAGPPVAAILDTLRSTGK, from the coding sequence ATGGCCGGGTTTGTCGCCTCCATGTCGATCTTTGCCGCCCTATCGGGCCTCGCCGTGGCGCTGGTCGGGCTGCGCTGGCTGCAGACCGACGCGCGGCTGCGGGCGCGGGTCGATGGCCGGGCGACGTCCGAAGCGTCGGGTAGCGCCAGTGCGGCACGCAGCTGGCGCACCATGCGCGCACCCCGCGCGCTGCTGGCGCAGGGACGCGACAAGGCCGAGATCGAGAAGCGCCTGCGCGCGGCCGGCTACTTCGATCCGGGCGCGCTCGATATGTTCGTGGCGCTGCGACTGGGTGCGACGCTGGCGGTGATGGCCGCATCGATGGCGACCTGCTTCGTGGTCACCGGCAACCCGCTCAAGCCGATCTTCCCGACTTTTGCCCTCACCGGCCTCACCTACATCGGCGCCAAGTACGCGCTGCAGATGCGCGCGGCATCTCGTGAGCGGGTGCTGACGGCCGAGTTTCCGTTCCTCCTCGATCTCATGCTGATGATGCTGGAAAGCGGCGTCTCGCTCGACCAGTGCTTCCGCGGCATCGCCCGCGACGAGCAGGTGGCAGTGCCCAATCACGCGCGGCTGGTGGCGATGCTGGTCGATGATCTCGACCGCGGGCAGGACTACCAGGTCGCGTTCGACCGCTGGGCCGTGCGCGTCGGCGTCAGCGGCGCGCGCGAACTGGCGGCGCTGTTCCGCCAGTCGCTGTTCCAGGGCATGGAACTGGTGCCTGCCCTGCGCGAATACATCCGCGAATTCTCGCAGCGCCGGGTCGCCCGCGCCCGCGAGGCCATCGGCAAGATCACCGTGCGCATGGTCGTGCTCATGCTGGTGTTCTTCATGCCTGCGCTTTTCATCGTCCTGGCGGGGCCGCCGGTCGCCGCCATCCTCGACACGCTGCGGAGTACCGGGAAATGA
- a CDS encoding tetratricopeptide repeat protein: protein MIRHLLPATVLLFAAGPAFAADRTAEVQEETSTRTLYLTLIQQARADGRARAALAYLDDFDRKHPDDPQARVLRVNCLLDLGQVDAARTALGHIPGNDRSGAALAVRGHVLAAEGQWAQAATQYAAASQASPADAFITNALGYARLRAGQTAEAVETLRAAHDLAPGDEVVRNNLVLALTLNGRLGEADALLSGMTDAKAKSQLRQQVAGEAARIAAAGSGIKVAGS, encoded by the coding sequence ATGATCCGTCATCTGCTGCCCGCGACTGTGCTCCTGTTCGCCGCCGGTCCGGCTTTTGCTGCCGATCGTACCGCCGAAGTGCAGGAGGAGACCTCTACCCGCACCTTGTACCTGACGTTGATCCAACAAGCGCGCGCCGATGGCCGTGCCCGCGCTGCGCTGGCCTATCTCGACGATTTCGACCGCAAGCATCCCGACGATCCGCAGGCTCGCGTGCTGCGCGTCAACTGCCTGCTCGACCTCGGGCAAGTCGATGCCGCACGTACGGCACTGGGCCACATCCCGGGCAACGATCGCAGCGGCGCCGCGCTTGCCGTGCGGGGCCATGTGCTAGCCGCCGAGGGGCAATGGGCTCAGGCGGCGACGCAATACGCGGCGGCGTCGCAGGCCAGCCCGGCTGACGCCTTCATCACCAATGCGCTGGGCTATGCGCGCCTGCGGGCAGGACAGACCGCCGAGGCGGTCGAGACGCTGCGGGCCGCGCACGACCTGGCACCGGGCGATGAAGTGGTGCGCAACAACCTGGTCCTCGCGCTCACTCTCAACGGGCGGCTGGGCGAGGCCGACGCGCTGCTCTCCGGCATGACGGACGCCAAGGCGAAGTCGCAGCTGCGCCAGCAGGTAGCGGGCGAAGCCGCGCGGATCGCGGCGGCAGGCAGCGGCATCAAGGTGGCCGGGTCATGA
- the glgX gene encoding glycogen debranching protein GlgX, producing MTSLGARVEAGWTRFAVRSPRAEAMWLCLFDGEEETRHPMEREGDNWTLSLPADLSGAGYGYRAEGRWEPAEGHWFDASKLLVDPYAVELDRRFIQSPRLAAFGNDTADIIPRSIVAAPIKVAPIKPRRFARGGLVYELNVRAFTMLHPDVPEALRGTVAALAHPAVLDHLTRLHVSAVELMPIVAWIDERHLPPLGLVNSWGYNPVAMMALDPGLCPGGVEELRRTVAALHDAGMGVLLDMVFNHSGESDVQGGVLSLRGLDNAMYAHAPNGQLINDTGCGNTLDFANPAVRELTLHAMRHFVVQCGIDGFRFDLAPIMARGPGFASDAPIFAEIAADAVLADRVLIAEPWDIGPGGYQLGQFPANWLEWNDRFRDDGRHFWKGEGNIGTLATRLAGSTDIFGSQSPPEGCRSVNFLAAHDGFTLADTVSYEQRHNQANGEDNRDGHGENFSWNNGIEGPSDDPAVAAARHRDLEALLGTLFASTGTIMLTAGDEFGRTQRGNNNAYCQDNEIGWIDWATRDTALEEHTCALSAARAARLPLFERFPEPVTWQNREGEPMTVADWEHPGAHWLSCSANADEFGFAIDRAARQVLIRPS from the coding sequence GTGACGAGCCTCGGCGCCAGAGTGGAGGCGGGCTGGACCCGCTTCGCGGTACGCTCCCCCCGCGCCGAAGCGATGTGGCTGTGCCTCTTCGACGGCGAAGAGGAAACCCGCCACCCGATGGAGCGCGAGGGCGACAACTGGACCCTGAGCCTCCCTGCCGACCTCTCCGGGGCAGGCTACGGGTATCGCGCGGAAGGGCGCTGGGAACCCGCCGAGGGGCACTGGTTCGATGCGTCCAAGCTGCTGGTGGACCCTTACGCCGTCGAACTGGATCGCCGCTTTATCCAGAGCCCGCGCCTCGCTGCTTTTGGAAACGATACCGCCGATATCATCCCGCGATCGATCGTTGCCGCACCCATCAAGGTCGCCCCGATTAAACCGCGCCGCTTCGCGCGCGGCGGGCTGGTCTACGAACTCAACGTGCGGGCCTTTACCATGCTCCACCCCGACGTCCCCGAGGCCCTGCGCGGCACCGTGGCGGCGCTGGCGCATCCAGCCGTACTGGACCACCTTACCCGCCTGCATGTTTCCGCCGTCGAGTTGATGCCGATCGTGGCGTGGATCGACGAAAGGCACCTGCCCCCGCTGGGGCTGGTGAATTCGTGGGGCTACAATCCGGTGGCGATGATGGCGCTGGACCCCGGCCTGTGCCCCGGCGGCGTCGAGGAACTGCGCCGGACCGTCGCCGCCCTCCATGATGCGGGGATGGGCGTCCTGCTCGACATGGTGTTCAACCATTCGGGCGAAAGCGACGTGCAGGGCGGCGTCCTTTCGCTGCGCGGTCTTGACAATGCGATGTATGCACATGCGCCGAACGGACAACTGATCAACGACACAGGGTGCGGCAATACGCTGGACTTCGCCAATCCCGCCGTCCGCGAACTGACACTCCACGCAATGCGCCATTTCGTCGTCCAGTGCGGCATCGACGGGTTCCGGTTCGACCTTGCCCCGATCATGGCGCGCGGCCCGGGCTTCGCTTCGGATGCACCGATCTTCGCCGAGATCGCCGCCGATGCCGTGCTGGCGGACCGGGTCCTGATCGCCGAGCCATGGGACATCGGGCCGGGAGGCTATCAACTCGGCCAGTTCCCCGCCAACTGGCTCGAATGGAACGACCGTTTCCGCGACGACGGCCGCCACTTCTGGAAAGGCGAGGGCAATATCGGCACGCTGGCCACGCGCCTTGCCGGATCGACCGACATCTTCGGCTCGCAATCACCGCCTGAGGGCTGCCGCTCGGTAAACTTCCTCGCCGCGCACGACGGTTTCACGCTTGCCGACACGGTATCCTACGAGCAGCGCCACAACCAGGCCAACGGCGAGGACAATCGCGACGGTCATGGCGAGAACTTCAGCTGGAACAACGGCATCGAAGGCCCGAGCGACGACCCGGCCGTGGCAGCGGCCCGGCACCGCGATCTTGAAGCCCTGCTCGGCACCCTGTTCGCCTCGACCGGCACGATCATGCTGACCGCCGGAGACGAGTTCGGGCGCACGCAGCGTGGTAACAACAACGCCTATTGCCAGGACAACGAAATAGGCTGGATCGACTGGGCAACACGCGATACGGCGCTGGAAGAGCATACCTGCGCGCTTTCGGCCGCAAGGGCGGCGAGACTTCCGCTGTTCGAGCGGTTTCCCGAACCGGTAACCTGGCAGAACCGCGAGGGCGAACCGATGACCGTCGCCGACTGGGAGCATCCGGGCGCCCACTGGCTAAGTTGCAGCGCCAATGCAGATGAGTTCGGCTTCGCAATCGATCGTGCGGCCCGGCAGGTGCTGATCAGGCCATCTTGA
- a CDS encoding TadE/TadG family type IV pilus assembly protein, protein MLKCDRGLAALEFALLAPALLALVFSVIVYSIYFTAQIGVRQAAAEGARAAVAGLSIGERVTLAQERAQAVIDNYGSLLGGKSQPQITAGAGDTSGTFRVEVRYDMSGSPIMKYGAFVPLPDSNVAASVTVTNGGY, encoded by the coding sequence TTGCTGAAGTGCGATAGGGGGCTCGCAGCGCTGGAGTTCGCCCTGCTGGCTCCAGCGCTGCTGGCCCTCGTGTTCTCGGTTATCGTCTATTCCATCTACTTCACGGCCCAGATCGGCGTGAGGCAGGCGGCGGCCGAAGGGGCGAGGGCAGCAGTCGCCGGTCTGTCCATCGGCGAGCGCGTCACGCTCGCACAGGAGCGGGCACAAGCGGTGATCGACAACTACGGCTCGCTGCTCGGCGGGAAATCGCAGCCGCAGATCACGGCGGGTGCAGGCGACACCAGCGGCACTTTCCGGGTCGAGGTGCGCTACGACATGAGCGGCAGTCCGATCATGAAGTACGGGGCCTTCGTGCCACTTCCCGACAGCAACGTCGCAGCCAGCGTGACGGTGACCAACGGAGGATACTGA
- the glgC gene encoding glucose-1-phosphate adenylyltransferase, with amino-acid sequence MRPASGSPLARDAMAYVLAGGRGSRLRELTDNRAKPAVYFGGKARIIDFALSNAINSGIRRIGVATQYKAHSLIRHMQRAWNFMRPERNESFDILPASQRISELLWYEGTADAVYQNIDIIQPHAPKYMVILAGDHVYKMDYELMLQEHVNSGADVTVGCLVVPRMEAVAFGVMHVDAEDRITAFVEKPADPPGIPGQEDMALASMGIYVFNTDFLFEQLRRDAADPDSKRDFGGDIIPYIVKHGKAQAHRFTNSCIRAAEEIEEYWRDAGTLDAYFDANLDLTDTVPKLDMYDREWPIWSDSVVAAPAKFVHDEDGRRGHAISSLISNDCIVSGALARRSLLMTGVKMGSFSSVEEGVILPYCNIGRSAQLKRVIVDSGVRIPEGLVVGEDPELDARRFRRTENGVCLITKPMIDRLGL; translated from the coding sequence ATGAGACCAGCTTCCGGCTCGCCGCTCGCGCGCGATGCCATGGCCTATGTCCTGGCCGGCGGACGAGGCAGCCGCCTGAGGGAGCTGACCGACAACCGCGCCAAGCCCGCCGTCTACTTCGGCGGCAAGGCCCGGATCATCGACTTCGCGCTGTCGAACGCGATCAACTCGGGCATCCGCCGCATCGGCGTCGCCACGCAGTACAAGGCGCATAGCCTGATCCGCCACATGCAGCGCGCGTGGAACTTCATGCGCCCCGAGCGTAACGAGAGCTTCGACATCCTCCCCGCCAGCCAGCGCATTTCCGAGCTGCTGTGGTACGAGGGCACGGCGGATGCGGTCTACCAGAACATCGACATCATCCAGCCGCACGCGCCCAAGTACATGGTGATCCTGGCGGGCGACCACGTCTACAAGATGGACTACGAGTTGATGTTGCAGGAGCACGTCAACTCAGGCGCGGACGTGACCGTCGGCTGCCTCGTGGTGCCGCGCATGGAGGCGGTGGCCTTCGGCGTCATGCACGTCGATGCCGAGGACCGCATCACCGCCTTCGTCGAGAAACCCGCCGATCCGCCGGGCATTCCGGGACAGGAGGACATGGCGCTGGCTTCCATGGGCATCTACGTGTTCAACACGGATTTCCTGTTCGAGCAGCTGCGCCGCGACGCCGCCGACCCCGACAGCAAGCGCGATTTCGGCGGCGACATCATCCCCTACATCGTCAAGCACGGCAAGGCACAGGCCCACCGCTTCACCAACAGTTGCATCCGTGCGGCCGAGGAGATCGAGGAATACTGGCGCGACGCGGGCACGCTCGACGCCTATTTCGACGCCAACCTCGACCTGACGGACACCGTGCCCAAGCTCGACATGTACGACCGCGAATGGCCGATCTGGTCGGACTCGGTGGTCGCCGCGCCGGCCAAGTTCGTCCATGACGAAGACGGGCGGCGGGGCCATGCGATCTCGTCGCTGATCTCGAACGACTGCATCGTCTCGGGTGCTCTGGCCCGGCGCTCTCTGCTGATGACGGGCGTGAAGATGGGCAGCTTCTCCAGTGTGGAAGAGGGCGTGATCCTGCCCTACTGCAACATCGGCCGCAGCGCCCAGCTCAAGCGCGTGATCGTCGATTCCGGCGTGCGCATCCCCGAGGGGCTGGTCGTCGGCGAGGACCCCGAACTCGACGCCCGCCGCTTCCGCCGCACCGAGAACGGCGTATGCCTGATCACCAAGCCGATGATCGACCGGCTGGGCCTGTGA
- the glgA gene encoding glycogen synthase GlgA codes for MTSLKVLSVASEAVPLVKTGGLADVAGALPGALAPHGVEMTTLLPGYPSVLAALGRRPKVVHAWDSLLGTPARLLAGTLPDGHPLLVLDAPALYTREGGPYSDAAGIDWADNWQRFAALGKAAAEIAGGVIIKRGKPQGFDVLHAHDWQAAMAPAYLRYVPLGAAGCRSVITIHNMAFQGWFAPEVFDRIELPSSAWALDGVEYHGGVGMLKAGLSSADAITTVSPTYAREIRSTVFGMGLEGLIVERGAAVHGILNGIDANVWNPASDAALAAPYSHRTLDKRRANKRALEAEFGLDESDGPIFIVVTRLTWQKGMDVLPDVLDHLVGIGGRLALLGSGDAALERALIEGAARHPGRVGIRIGYDEALSHRMQAGGDAILIPSRFEPCGLTQLYGLAYGCLPVVARTGGLADTVIDANPAALAAGCATGVQFDGVTYDDLAAAITRTVQLHAQPDVWERLQKNAMKSDFSWEASGKAYADLYRTLTA; via the coding sequence GTGACCTCGCTGAAAGTCCTGTCCGTTGCCTCCGAGGCGGTGCCGCTGGTCAAGACCGGCGGCCTTGCCGACGTCGCGGGCGCGCTGCCCGGCGCCCTCGCCCCGCACGGGGTGGAGATGACCACGCTGCTGCCCGGCTACCCCTCGGTGCTGGCGGCGTTGGGACGGCGGCCCAAGGTGGTTCACGCATGGGACTCGCTGCTCGGCACCCCGGCGCGGCTGCTGGCGGGCACCTTGCCCGATGGCCACCCGCTGCTGGTGCTCGATGCCCCCGCTCTCTATACACGGGAGGGGGGCCCTTACTCCGACGCTGCCGGGATCGACTGGGCCGACAACTGGCAGCGCTTCGCCGCTCTCGGAAAAGCCGCTGCCGAGATTGCAGGCGGGGTGATCATCAAGCGGGGCAAGCCACAGGGCTTCGATGTGCTCCATGCGCACGACTGGCAGGCCGCCATGGCCCCCGCATACCTGCGTTACGTGCCGCTGGGTGCCGCTGGGTGCCGTTCGGTCATCACCATCCACAACATGGCTTTTCAGGGCTGGTTTGCTCCCGAAGTCTTTGATCGAATTGAACTTCCTTCAAGCGCATGGGCACTCGACGGGGTCGAATACCACGGCGGCGTGGGAATGCTGAAAGCGGGCCTCTCCAGCGCCGATGCGATCACCACCGTCAGCCCGACATATGCCCGCGAAATCCGCTCCACCGTGTTCGGAATGGGCCTCGAAGGCCTGATCGTGGAGCGCGGCGCGGCGGTTCACGGCATCCTCAACGGCATCGACGCAAACGTGTGGAATCCGGCCTCCGACGCGGCTTTGGCGGCCCCTTACAGCCACCGCACGCTGGACAAACGCCGCGCCAACAAGCGCGCCCTGGAGGCCGAATTCGGCCTCGACGAAAGCGACGGCCCGATCTTCATCGTCGTCACCCGCCTGACCTGGCAGAAGGGTATGGACGTCCTCCCGGACGTCCTCGACCACCTCGTCGGAATCGGCGGAAGACTGGCACTTCTGGGCTCCGGCGACGCTGCGCTGGAGCGCGCCCTGATCGAAGGCGCCGCCCGCCATCCCGGCCGCGTCGGCATCCGCATCGGCTACGACGAGGCGCTGTCCCACCGCATGCAGGCGGGCGGCGACGCGATCCTCATCCCCTCGCGCTTCGAGCCTTGTGGCCTGACGCAGCTCTACGGCCTTGCCTATGGCTGCCTGCCCGTCGTCGCGCGTACCGGAGGGCTGGCGGACACGGTAATCGACGCAAATCCGGCCGCCCTGGCCGCAGGCTGTGCCACCGGCGTCCAGTTCGACGGCGTCACTTACGACGATCTGGCGGCGGCTATCACCCGTACGGTCCAGCTTCACGCCCAGCCCGATGTCTGGGAGCGCCTCCAGAAAAACGCGATGAAAAGCGACTTCTCCTGGGAAGCGAGCGGCAAGGCCTACGCCGACCTCTATCGCACGCTGACGGCGTGA
- a CDS encoding Flp family type IVb pilin: protein MMNSILNLVARLRTDERGLTAVEYAVLGGIVVAALVAVGTQFDTDLRGAFTSLFNQTPG, encoded by the coding sequence ATGATGAATTCGATACTTAATCTCGTTGCGCGCCTTCGCACGGATGAGCGCGGCCTTACCGCAGTGGAGTACGCGGTGCTGGGCGGCATCGTTGTGGCGGCATTGGTAGCGGTCGGTACACAGTTCGACACTGATCTCCGAGGTGCGTTCACCAGCCTGTTCAACCAGACGCCGGGTTAA